CGCGCTTGCTGCCGGACTTCACCACCGTCACCTCGCGCAGCTGCACGCGCTCGAAGGTGGTGAAGCGGCCGCCGCAGCCTTCGCACTGGCGACGCCGGCGGATCGAGGTGCCGTCCTCGGAGGGACGGCTATCCTTCACCTGGCTGTCTTCATGTCCGCAGAACGGGCAACGCATCTTCGACCTCTATTCCCTCTGTTCCCGCGCCCGTTCGGCCTGAGCGCAGTCGAAGGGCCATGCCATGCGGTGGCTGCACTTCGACTGCGCTCGGTGCGAACGGATGTGGGGCGCGCGTCCTTGATGGGGGCTCAATAGATCGGGAAGCGCTCGCACAGCGCCTGCACGCGGGCGCGGACCTGGGCTTCGACCTGCGCGTCGCCCTGCTCGCCATTCTTGCGCAGGCCATCGAGCACGTCGGCGATCATGTCGGCGATGTCGCGGAACTCGGCGATGCCGAAGCCGCGGGTGGTGCCGGCCGGCGAGCCGACGCGGATGCCGCTGGTCTTCATCGGCGGCAGCGGGTCGAACGGGATGCCGTTCTTGTTGCAGGTGATCGCCGAACGCTCCAGCGCCTCGTCGGCATCCTTGCCGGTGACGCCGAGCGGGGTGAGGTCGATCAGCGCCAGATGGGTGTCGGTGCCGCCGGAGATCACCGCCGCACCGCGCTCCTGGAGGCGGCTGGCAAGCGCCTTGGCATTGTCGATGATCGCCTGCGCATAGGTCTTGAACTCGGGCTGGAGCGCCTCGCCGAACGCCACCGCCTTGGCGGCGACGACGTGCATCAGCGGGCCGCCCTGGAGCCCCGGGAACACCGCCGAGTTGATCTTCTTGGCGATCGCCTCGTCATTGGTGAAGATCGCGCCGCCGCGCGGGCCGCGCAGCGTCTTGTGAGTGGTGGTGGTGACGACATCGGCATGACCGAACGGCGTCGGGTGGACGCCGCCTGCGACCAGACCGGCGAAATGCGCCATGTCGACCATGAACTTCGCGCCCACTGCGTCGGCGATCGCGCGGAAGCGGGCGAAATCGATGTGGCGCGGATAGGCCGAGCCGCCGGCGATGATCAGCGTCGGCTTATGCTCGCGGGCGAGTGCCTCGACCTGGTCGTAATCGATCAGGTGGGTGTCCGGCTTCACGCCATATTGCACGGCATTGTACCATTTGCCCGACATCGCCGCCTTGGCGCCGTGGGTGAGGTGGCCGCCGGCATCGAGGCTGAGGCCCATGATCGTGTCGCCGGGCTTGGTCAGCGCCAGCATCACCGCGCCATTGGCCTGCGCGCCCGAATGCGGCTGGACGTTCGCGAACTGGCAGCCGAACAGCTGCTTGGCGCGATCGATGGCGAGCTGCTCGACCTCGTCGGACGGCGCGCAGCCCTGATAGTAACGCTTGCCGGGATAGCCCTCGGCATATTTGTTGGTGAACACCGAACCCTGGGCCTCGAGCACCGCCTTGGAGACGATGTTCTCGGAGGCGATCAGCTCGATCTGGTGGCGCTCGCGATGCAGCTCATGCTCCACCCCGGCGAAGATCGCGGGATCGGCCTCGGCGAGGCCCTGGGTGAAGAAGCCGCTCTTGCGGATGGCGGGGGTGGGGGCGGGCTGGGTGCTCATGCGGGCTCCTTCTCGAAGCGGGGGCCAAAGGCCGGATGGGTCAGTTTGTCGACGCGGCCGACATGGCGATCGCCGGCGAAGTCGGTGGTGAGGAAGGCGGTGACGCAGGCGCGGGCCTGCTCGATGCCGATCAGGCGCGCACCCATCGCGATCGCGTTGGCGTCGTTATGCTCGCGGCAGAGCTGGGCGGAGAGCGGCTCGGAGACGAGCGCGCAGCGCAGCGCGGGGTGGCGGTTGACCGCGATCGAGATGCCGATGCCGGAACCGCACAGCGCGATGCCGTGGCTCGCGCGGCCATCGGCGACGGCTTGCGCGAGCCTGTAACCGAAATCGGGATAATCGACGCGGGCGTCGCTATCGGGGCCGAGGTCGAGCACGTCATGCCCTGCGCCGCGCAACCATTCGGCGATCTCGGCTTTCATGGCGAAGGCGGCGTGGTCGGAAGCAATGGCGATGCGTTGGGCCATGGGAAAGGCTCCGCTGAGTCGGGATGGCGCCTCTTAGGGGCGCACTCCGCCCAAGGCTAGGGCCTCGAAAGGAAGTGTGACGTGGTGAAGACAGGGATGGCCGCCGCCGCCGTGATGGCGATACTGGTGACGACCGCCGGTTGCCATCGGACGGCGGAGGATATCGGCAACAGCGCGCGGGTGGCCGCGCATGATGCCAGTCGGTCGGCGGATGCCCTCGCCGATCGCGCCGACCAGATCGGCGATCGCGCGTCCAACCGGATCGACGATGCCGGTGCGCAGACCACCGCGCGCATCGATCGTGCCAATGAGCGACTGGGCAGGCTGGTCGCCCCCGGCACGCCGACCGATCGGTGGATCGGGCGCTGGCGCGGCGTCGAGGGGCTGACCCTCGTCATCGCCAGGGACGCCGCCAAGGGGCCGGGACATTATCGGCTCACCGATCAGTATACGCTCGACGACCGGGGCGTGTTCGCGGGGCGTGCGATCGGCGATACCATCCAGTTCACGCGGCCGGACGGCGACCAGGTGCTGCGCGCCGGCAATGGCGCGGCGACCGGACTCAAATATCTCGCGACGAAGAAGGATTGCCTCACGGTAAAGCCGGGTGAAGGCTATTGCCGCGACTGATCGGGGTGAGAAGGGGGATTTATGGGTATCGTGGCGTGGACGTCCTTGCTGCTGGCGACATCTTCGCCACCACCCGTCGCGGTGCCGCCGGTGATTCCGGTCGTATCGCAGGTTTGGGCGGACGAGGGCGGCCCGATCCACGCCGCGGTGATGCTGCTGCTGTCGCCGGACAATCTCGGCATGGCGGCGCCCGATACGATCGATGCGGTGATCCATGCCGATGGGCGTGACGTCCCCGTGGTGCTGAGGCGGGAGGGCGCGCCGTTCCGGCTCGGGCCGGGCCAATGGCGACAGGCGACCTATGATATGGATCGGCCGGCGGGGGTGAGCGGCGATGTCGTGCTGTCGCTCGGCGGCGGGCATGACGGCTATCGTTTCGCGCTGGCGCAGCCCGGTTCGCCGGACGCCGCGCCGGCCCGCCTTGCGGACGCCAGCCCTTCGCCGGCCGAAGGCGGGGGCCGCACCGTCAGCTCGGCGCTGCCCGTGCCACCGGGCGGCGCAACCCCGCCGCCGCGCACGGCCAACGGCTTCCTCGGCAACCTCTCCACCTACAACCCGATCTACGCGGTGATGGGCGGCGGCACCGATACCAACGCCAAGCTGGAGATTTCCTTCAAATATCAGCTGTTCGGCCGCAAGGGCGATCCGGATGGATCGTGGCTCAACGGCTTCTACTTCGCCTATACCCAACGGATGTTCTGGGACACGGCGGCGGACAGCGCGCCGTTCCGCGACGTCAACTACCAGCCCGAATTCCTCTATATGTACGCGCTGCCCAAGAATGCGCGCGGCGACCAGCTGAGCGTGCGCGGCGGCTATCTCCACGAATCCAACGGCCGCGACGGATCGTCGTCGCGCACTTCGAATATCCTCTACGTCCAGCCGCAGCTGGATCTGCCGCTCGGGCACTGGATCGTTTCGGTCGGCCCTCGCGTCTTCACCTATATCCTGCCCAAGACCGACAATCCGGACATCGCCCGCTACCGCGGCCATCAGGCGCTCGCTTTCTCGATCGGCGAGCAGAACGGCCTCAAGCTGTCGACCTGGAGCCGGCTCAATTTCGGCACCGGCAAGGGGTCGGTCGATGCCGATCTTAGCTATCCGTTGACGCGTTTCTGGCATGAGCTGCCGCTGTACCTCATCGTGCAGGGCTTCACCGGCTATGGCGAGGATATGTTGGATTATGACCGCAAGCAGACGCGGCTGAGGGTGGGAATCGGGATCGTGCGATGAGCGAAGGGGCATTGGTGGGGCGTGACGGGCGGCCGCCGCCCATGCCGGCGATGATCTTGGGGGCGGCCGGGCTGCTGCCCCTGATCCTGGCGCTGTTCATCCGGCTGGCTGCCGGCGCCGATCCGGATTCGCCCCTGCCGGGCATGATCGGCGGCCTCGCCCTGGCCTATGCGGCGATGATCCTGAGCTTCCTCGGCGGCATCTGGTGGGGCATCGCCTCGGCGCGTGCATCCGCCACGGAGCAGCCCCGGCTGCTGGTGATCGCGGTGGTGCCGTCGATCCTGGCGCTGCTGCTCTACGGCCTCTCGGCGGATTTCCCGGTGGCCTGCTCGACGTTGCTCGGTCTGGTCATCGCGCTGACGCCGCTGGTCGATCGGGGGCTGGCGGCCAAGGCGCTGGTGCCGGGCTGGTGGATGAACCTGCGCCTGCCGCTGTCGCTGGCGCTCGGCGCGCTGACGATCGGGCTCGGTTTCGCGCTGGTCTGACCTGTGATCAGTGCCGCGCGCGCCGGGTGACGATCACCGCCAGCGCGATCGACACCGCCATCGCCACCACTGTTTCCGAGATCGAGTGGGCGTTCCACTGCCAGACTTCGAGCCCGGCATAGCCCGGCATGTTGGCGCGCCGGCCATGGCCGTAGAGCTCGATCCACTGATATTCGCGCTGGGTGATCTCGCGCATGATGCACACGGCGGATGCGGCGAAGCAGCCGATCCAGATGCTCGCTGTGGCGCGGGCGCCGAGCCGGTGCCCGATCGCCCAGCAGACCAGCTGCACGCCCAGCGCCACCGGGATATGCGCGAGGGCCGAATAATGCTGGACGGGGAGGGCGGGGGGAATCACGCCGCCTGGCGCAGCTCCAGCCGGTCCCAGATCTCGGCGAGCGCATTGACCAGTTCGCGCATCATCGCCTCGTCGTGCGCCGGGCCGGGGGTGAAGCGCAGCCGCTCGGTGCCGCGCGGCACCGTCGGATAATTGATCGGCTGCACATAGACGCCATATTCGGCGAGCAGGATGTCGCTGATCTTCTTGGCCTTCACCGGGTCGCCGACGAGCAGCGGCACGATATGGGTGGTCGACGGCATCACCGGCAGGCCGGCATCGCGCATCAACGCCTTCAGCATCGCGGCGGCGGCCTGCTGGCCCTCGCGCTCGACCGACGAGGATTTCAGGTGGCGCACGCTCGCCAGCACGCCCGCGACCAGCACCGGGGAGAGCGAGGTGGTGAAGATGAAGCCCGGCGCATAGCTGCGGATCACGTCGATGATCTGGCGGCTGGCGGCGATATAGCCGCCCATCACGCCGAACGCCTTGCCCAGCGTGCCCTCGATGATGGTCAGCCGGTCGGCGACGCCGTCGCGCTCCGAAATGCCGCCGCCGCGCGCACCGTACATGCCGACGGCATGGACCTCGTCGAGATAGGTCAGCGCGTTGTAGGTATCGGCGAGGTCGCAGATCGCGGCGATCGGCGCGACGTCGCCGTCCATCGAATAGACGCTCTCGAACGCGATCAGCTTGGGCGCTTCGGGATCGGCGGCGGCCAGCAGTTCCTCGAGATGGACGAGATCGTTGTGGCGGAAGACGCGCTTCTCGCAGCCCGAATTGCGGATGCCGGCGATCATCGAGGCGTGGTTCAGCTCGTCCGAGAAGATGATGCAGCCCGGCAGCACCTTGGCGAGCGTGGCGAGCGTGGCCTCGTTCGAGACATAGCCCGAGGTGAAGAGCAGCGCGCCTTCCTTGCCGTGGAGATCGGCCAGCTCGCCTTCGAGATCGACATGATAATGGGTGTTGCCGCCGATGTTGCGGGTGCCGCCGGAGCCGGCGCCGACATCGTGGAGCGCTTCCTCCATCGCCGCGATCACCTTCGGGTGCTGGCCCATTGCGAGATAATCGTTCGAGCACCACACCGTGATCGGCTTCGGGCCATTATGGCCGGCGAAGCAGCGCGCGTTCGGGAACATGCCCTTGTTGCGCAGGATGTCGATGAAGACGCGGTAGCGCCCCTCGGCGTGGAGTCGATCAATCGCCTGGGCGAAAACGCGCTGGTAATCCAAAGCCGTCACCTCAATCGTGGCCGTGGCAGGTATGGCCGGCTCCATAACCGGTCGCCCCTTATTATTCCAGTTACACCTGGGAAGGATTTGCGATCGGTCAAATCGGGTCATTCGATCAACGCGAATCGGGCAGCGCGAATCGGGCATTGCGGTTCGGCCAGTGCGGTTCGGCCAGTGCGAATCGGGCAGAACGAACCGGCCGGCCTCGGCCCGGCCGACCTCTATAGCCGCTCGATGCGGGACAGGTGGCGGGTGGCCAGCGCGGGGCGGAGCGTCGCCACGTCGACGTCGGAGGTGAAGACGGCGACGCCTTCGGGTCGGCTGTCCGGCCATGGCTGTCCGTCGGTCAGGTGGGCGACGCGGCGCGCGATTCCCGCCGCGCCATCGACGAAGCGCACCGGATGCGGGCTCGCCGCGGCGAGGCGATCGGCGACCAGCGGGAAGTGGGTGCAGGCCAACGCGACGGTATCGATGCGGTCGCCGCCGGGCTGGCCGAACAGCCCGTCCATCACCGCGCGATAATCGGCCAGCTCGCCCGGATCGCCGCGGAGCGCCGCTTCGGCCAGCTCGACCAGCCGGGCCGAGCCATGGCGGACGACGAGGCAATCGGCGGCGAACTCGGCGGCGAGCCGGTCGACATAGGGCTGGCGGACGGTGGCGTTGGTGCCGAGCACGCCGATCGCGCGGGTCACGCTGGCGAGCGCGGCGGGCTTGATCGCGGGCACGGTGCCGACGATCGGCAGATCGAGCGCGCTGCGGACGGTGGCCAGCGCGATGGTGGATGCGGTGTTGCAGGCGATCACGACCAGGCGGGGCCGATAGCGCTCCACCAGCCGCCCGAGCAGCGCCGGCACCCGCGCGGCGATCTCGATCTCGGTCTTGGTGCCGTAGGGGAAGCCGCCCGAGTCCGCGACATAGACGATCGGTGCCATCGGCAGGCGCCGGCGGAGCGCATCCAGCACCGACAGGCCGCCGACCCCCGAATCGAAGACGAGCAAGGGACGGTCTGTTTCCATGCGCCGCGACCTAGCGGCACGGCCCGTCCTAATCCAGATTGTTGCGCTGGCGGCTGCAACCTCTATGGTGCGCGCGGAACACGGAGGGGCGTTTCTTGACTGCTACGAACTGGCTGGTGCTGGGTGCCGCTGCCCTCATCGGCTACCTGTTGGGATCGATCCCCTTTGGGCTGCTGGTCACCCGTGCCGGCGGCGCGCAGGATCCCCGCACGCTGGGTTCGGGCAATATCGGCGCGACCAACGTGCTGCGCACCGGCCGCAAGGGGCTGG
This genomic window from Sphingomonas abietis contains:
- the glyA gene encoding serine hydroxymethyltransferase gives rise to the protein MSTQPAPTPAIRKSGFFTQGLAEADPAIFAGVEHELHRERHQIELIASENIVSKAVLEAQGSVFTNKYAEGYPGKRYYQGCAPSDEVEQLAIDRAKQLFGCQFANVQPHSGAQANGAVMLALTKPGDTIMGLSLDAGGHLTHGAKAAMSGKWYNAVQYGVKPDTHLIDYDQVEALAREHKPTLIIAGGSAYPRHIDFARFRAIADAVGAKFMVDMAHFAGLVAGGVHPTPFGHADVVTTTTHKTLRGPRGGAIFTNDEAIAKKINSAVFPGLQGGPLMHVVAAKAVAFGEALQPEFKTYAQAIIDNAKALASRLQERGAAVISGGTDTHLALIDLTPLGVTGKDADEALERSAITCNKNGIPFDPLPPMKTSGIRVGSPAGTTRGFGIAEFRDIADMIADVLDGLRKNGEQGDAQVEAQVRARVQALCERFPIY
- the rpiB gene encoding ribose 5-phosphate isomerase B; the protein is MAQRIAIASDHAAFAMKAEIAEWLRGAGHDVLDLGPDSDARVDYPDFGYRLAQAVADGRASHGIALCGSGIGISIAVNRHPALRCALVSEPLSAQLCREHNDANAIAMGARLIGIEQARACVTAFLTTDFAGDRHVGRVDKLTHPAFGPRFEKEPA
- a CDS encoding phospholipase A encodes the protein MGIVAWTSLLLATSSPPPVAVPPVIPVVSQVWADEGGPIHAAVMLLLSPDNLGMAAPDTIDAVIHADGRDVPVVLRREGAPFRLGPGQWRQATYDMDRPAGVSGDVVLSLGGGHDGYRFALAQPGSPDAAPARLADASPSPAEGGGRTVSSALPVPPGGATPPPRTANGFLGNLSTYNPIYAVMGGGTDTNAKLEISFKYQLFGRKGDPDGSWLNGFYFAYTQRMFWDTAADSAPFRDVNYQPEFLYMYALPKNARGDQLSVRGGYLHESNGRDGSSSRTSNILYVQPQLDLPLGHWIVSVGPRVFTYILPKTDNPDIARYRGHQALAFSIGEQNGLKLSTWSRLNFGTGKGSVDADLSYPLTRFWHELPLYLIVQGFTGYGEDMLDYDRKQTRLRVGIGIVR
- a CDS encoding DUF3429 domain-containing protein gives rise to the protein MILGAAGLLPLILALFIRLAAGADPDSPLPGMIGGLALAYAAMILSFLGGIWWGIASARASATEQPRLLVIAVVPSILALLLYGLSADFPVACSTLLGLVIALTPLVDRGLAAKALVPGWWMNLRLPLSLALGALTIGLGFALV
- the hemA gene encoding 5-aminolevulinate synthase, translating into MDYQRVFAQAIDRLHAEGRYRVFIDILRNKGMFPNARCFAGHNGPKPITVWCSNDYLAMGQHPKVIAAMEEALHDVGAGSGGTRNIGGNTHYHVDLEGELADLHGKEGALLFTSGYVSNEATLATLAKVLPGCIIFSDELNHASMIAGIRNSGCEKRVFRHNDLVHLEELLAAADPEAPKLIAFESVYSMDGDVAPIAAICDLADTYNALTYLDEVHAVGMYGARGGGISERDGVADRLTIIEGTLGKAFGVMGGYIAASRQIIDVIRSYAPGFIFTTSLSPVLVAGVLASVRHLKSSSVEREGQQAAAAMLKALMRDAGLPVMPSTTHIVPLLVGDPVKAKKISDILLAEYGVYVQPINYPTVPRGTERLRFTPGPAHDEAMMRELVNALAEIWDRLELRQAA
- the murI gene encoding glutamate racemase, with the protein product METDRPLLVFDSGVGGLSVLDALRRRLPMAPIVYVADSGGFPYGTKTEIEIAARVPALLGRLVERYRPRLVVIACNTASTIALATVRSALDLPIVGTVPAIKPAALASVTRAIGVLGTNATVRQPYVDRLAAEFAADCLVVRHGSARLVELAEAALRGDPGELADYRAVMDGLFGQPGGDRIDTVALACTHFPLVADRLAAASPHPVRFVDGAAGIARRVAHLTDGQPWPDSRPEGVAVFTSDVDVATLRPALATRHLSRIERL